tcctgctcatacacagacaaacacaccaacacatgcaaacacatatacatgaacatgcatgtacagacattcacaagatcattgtgtgtgtgtgtgtgtgtgtgtgtgtgtgtgtgtttgcgaaaggtagagcaaggtgctacagtaacaccaagatcacgtgagcacacacagtgatgttagtggcgctgtataaatgtgtgtgaaaagctgggaacataatgtgtgagtgagggagagtgaagaacatcgtggccacctcatactgcagtccccctttcaggatgtccaggtccaagtgtatgttctgcaacaggtctgatgaccctagcagactctacgtacacacaaacacacaccgcaacacggatacagaaaatcattcctcatactttactgcactgtaaagactacaaaggtgacagtgagctaaaaatcagagcattatattctagcgggtgttttcacctcatggacagacgccgccttctgctcttcatcctcctcttcatccacctccagatctgaattaaatatgggcggagccagactctCCAGCTGTCGTCCTCTTAGCGAATGCAAATTTGTTCCGGATACATCCTAAGATACACACCATCATACGCTCTACACCTCTGCCATGAACTCAGACCTCCATCACTTCAAAGTCAATTTGGTAAAAGCTAAACTTTGCAGAGGAGTGACGTGTTCTTTTACCTCCAGTGACGTATGTAGGGTTTGTTCTTACACCACCTTATAAAAGTATACAATGAGGTTTCattcccctactagaggatatagactgtacatgttcacccctactagaggatatagactgtacatgttcacccctactagaggatatagactgtacatgttcacccctactagaggatatagaccgtacatattcacccctactagaggatatagaccgtacatttacccctagtgaggactttaaaggatgaaggtctgtggagttgcccagggaccctcgcagtcctggaactgaaaggtcacacatccctctcagtggagccagaggagccagcagctgagagacagtgatagagtgagtgagtgtgtgtgagagagagagagagagagagagagagagagagagagagagagagagagagagagagagctttagcagaatggcacacacaatttagctttctttctcctttctgctcaactttaggcgactgctgtcctaaatcttttgatatacttcgatgagcaaataattgttcaattcatttcagtgttcttagaaacacagcagtcaagaatgtgtagaatggaagagaaagtgtgacaaatataactgctgtgtaacaaaatacattttagggtacacagatccaaactcactcttggggccttcagttcctctggt
This is a stretch of genomic DNA from Brachyhypopomus gauderio isolate BG-103 unplaced genomic scaffold, BGAUD_0.2 sc34, whole genome shotgun sequence. It encodes these proteins:
- the LOC143485503 gene encoding uncharacterized protein LOC143485503; the encoded protein is METLSGCDWRSLLLQLLHGPVHRTASAISGSASTGTTKNKEKKKKKEKKEKKKKEPEELKAPRLLAPLAPLRGMCDLSVPGLRGSLGNSTDLHPLKSSLGDVSGTNLHSLRGRQLESLAPPIFNSDLEVDEEEDEEQKAASVHEVKTPARI